The Pseudomonas azadiae genome includes a window with the following:
- a CDS encoding 1-aminocyclopropane-1-carboxylate deaminase/D-cysteine desulfhydrase, giving the protein MGPFDWLPHAPLEPLQLDWLDGVELAVLRLDLIDPLISGNKWFKLTGHLAQAQDACGIISLGGAYSNHLHALAAAGKRFGFPTVGLLRGHPQDTPTVLDLKAFGMQLHWLGYGGYRARHAPDFWLPWREQYPQLHPVPEGGGGRAGALGCAVLVEQVRRQLPALGWADYDAWWLAAGTGTTLAGLVLAEAGAHRVYGAMAVPDDHGVARNVEAIVQGGYELLDASRGGFARVDPLLLDFIDATHQACGLPLEPLYTGKALLALKAQVEAGRFMPGTRLIFVHTGGLQGCRGFTG; this is encoded by the coding sequence ATGGGCCCTTTCGATTGGCTGCCCCACGCACCCCTTGAACCTTTACAGCTCGATTGGCTGGACGGCGTCGAGCTGGCCGTGCTGCGCCTGGACCTTATCGACCCGCTGATCAGCGGCAACAAGTGGTTCAAGCTCACCGGGCACTTGGCTCAGGCGCAGGACGCCTGCGGCATCATCAGCCTGGGCGGCGCCTATTCCAACCATCTGCACGCGTTGGCGGCGGCGGGAAAACGCTTTGGCTTCCCCACCGTCGGCCTGCTGCGCGGCCATCCCCAAGACACGCCCACGGTCCTCGACCTGAAAGCCTTTGGCATGCAGCTGCATTGGCTGGGCTATGGCGGCTATCGCGCGCGCCACGCGCCCGACTTCTGGTTGCCGTGGCGTGAGCAATATCCCCAGTTGCACCCGGTGCCCGAAGGCGGGGGTGGCCGGGCGGGTGCGTTGGGTTGCGCAGTGTTGGTGGAGCAGGTGCGCAGGCAGTTGCCCGCGCTCGGCTGGGCCGACTATGACGCCTGGTGGCTGGCGGCAGGCACCGGCACCACGCTGGCCGGCCTGGTGCTGGCAGAGGCGGGCGCGCATCGGGTATATGGCGCCATGGCGGTGCCGGATGACCACGGTGTGGCGCGCAACGTCGAGGCCATCGTGCAAGGCGGTTATGAATTGCTGGACGCGAGCCGAGGTGGCTTTGCCCGCGTCGATCCGTTGCTGCTCGACTTTATCGACGCCACGCACCAAGCCTGCGGCCTGCCATTGGAGCCGCTCTACACCGGCAAGGCGTTATTGGCCTTGAAGGCGCAGGTCGAGGCCGGGCGCTTCATGCCCGGTACTCGCCTGATATTCGTGCACACCGGCGGCCTGCAGGGTTGCCGAGGGTTCACGGGCTGA
- a CDS encoding cytochrome b yields MPWKNSDTRYSTLSIALHWLMVVLLAVVYACIELRGQFPKGSGARTLIVEMHFMFGLTVFVLVWLRLFARSLGRAPRIVPAPPQWQSLLATLVHAALYALMIGMPIAGWLIVSAEGHSVMFYGMELPPLIAQDKALAKAIEGWHVLFGQIGYWLIGLHALAGIAHHYVLRDNTVLRMMPGKRVSP; encoded by the coding sequence ATGCCGTGGAAAAACTCCGATACGCGCTACAGCACCCTGTCGATCGCGCTGCACTGGTTGATGGTGGTGCTGCTGGCGGTGGTCTACGCCTGCATTGAATTGCGCGGCCAGTTTCCAAAAGGCAGCGGCGCGCGAACGTTGATCGTCGAGATGCACTTCATGTTCGGCCTCACCGTATTTGTGCTGGTGTGGCTGCGTTTGTTTGCGCGCAGCCTTGGCAGGGCGCCCAGGATCGTACCGGCGCCACCGCAATGGCAGAGTCTGTTGGCGACGCTGGTGCATGCCGCGCTGTATGCGTTGATGATCGGCATGCCGATCGCCGGATGGCTGATCGTCAGTGCCGAAGGGCACTCGGTGATGTTCTATGGGATGGAGTTGCCGCCGTTGATCGCGCAAGACAAGGCATTGGCCAAGGCGATTGAAGGCTGGCATGTGCTGTTCGGCCAGATCGGTTACTGGCTGATCGGGCTGCATGCGTTGGCGGGCATTGCCCACCATTACGTCCTGCGGGACAACACCGTGTTGCGGATGATGCCAGGCAAGCGCGTCAGCCCGTGA
- a CDS encoding 2-aminoethylphosphonate--pyruvate transaminase — MTTPILLTPGPLTTSARTRQAMLLDWGSWDERFNQLTASVCEQLLAIIDGAHSHHCVPLQGSGTFAVEAAIGTLVPRDGKVLVLINGAYGKRLAKICEVLGRDFSTFETAEDAPTTAADVDRLLHADPAITHVALIHCETSTGILNPLAQIARVVKQHGKRLIVDAMSSFGALPIDAREVPFDALIAASGKCLEGVPGMGFVFADKHALAAAEGNCHSLALDLFDQHAYRARTGQWRFTPPTHVVAALHEALLQYAEEGGLRARHQRYARNCQALLQSMADLGLRSFLPAAIQAPIIVTFHAPQDSRYRFQDFYERVKARGFILYPGKLTQVDTFRVGCIGDVDQAQMRAAVTAIADALHAMHIPLTSIGTPA, encoded by the coding sequence ATGACGACGCCCATCCTGCTCACGCCCGGTCCCTTGACCACGTCCGCCCGCACCCGTCAGGCGATGCTGCTGGACTGGGGCTCCTGGGACGAGCGCTTCAACCAGCTCACCGCCAGCGTCTGCGAGCAATTGCTGGCGATCATCGACGGCGCGCACAGCCACCACTGCGTGCCGTTGCAGGGCAGCGGCACCTTCGCCGTCGAAGCCGCCATCGGTACACTGGTTCCGCGTGATGGCAAGGTGTTGGTGCTGATCAACGGCGCCTACGGCAAGCGCCTGGCGAAGATCTGCGAAGTGCTCGGTCGCGACTTCAGCACCTTTGAAACCGCCGAAGACGCACCCACCACCGCCGCCGATGTGGACCGTCTGCTGCACGCCGACCCGGCCATCACCCATGTCGCGCTGATCCACTGCGAAACCAGCACCGGCATTCTCAACCCGCTGGCGCAGATCGCTCGGGTAGTGAAACAGCACGGTAAGCGCCTGATTGTCGACGCTATGAGTTCCTTCGGCGCGCTGCCGATCGATGCGCGTGAAGTGCCCTTCGACGCCCTGATCGCCGCTTCCGGCAAATGCCTGGAAGGCGTGCCGGGCATGGGCTTCGTCTTCGCCGATAAACACGCGCTGGCCGCTGCCGAAGGCAACTGCCATTCCCTGGCGCTGGACCTGTTCGACCAGCACGCCTATAGGGCCAGGACCGGCCAATGGCGTTTCACCCCGCCGACCCACGTGGTCGCGGCCCTGCATGAAGCGCTGTTGCAATATGCCGAGGAAGGCGGCCTGCGCGCACGTCATCAACGCTATGCGCGCAACTGCCAGGCGCTGCTGCAGAGCATGGCCGACCTCGGCCTGCGCAGCTTCCTGCCGGCGGCGATCCAGGCGCCGATCATTGTCACCTTTCACGCTCCGCAAGATTCGCGCTACCGGTTCCAGGATTTCTATGAGCGGGTCAAGGCCCGGGGTTTCATCTTGTATCCCGGTAAATTGACCCAGGTGGACACCTTCCGCGTGGGCTGCATCGGCGATGTCGATCAAGCGCAGATGCGCGCCGCCGTCACCGCCATCGCCGACGCGCTGCACGCGATGCACATCCCTCTTACCTCCATCGGAACGCCCGCATGA
- a CDS encoding carbon-nitrogen hydrolase family protein, whose amino-acid sequence MRKLLAFTVTMALVAAVAAYLAWTQERPVAHYLSDLRITLAVNEGLPADRGNLVGIQPELFPADYQSLERLHLKLSAYLQKARDLGLINHKTVVVLPEHIGTWLMLTGEKNEVYQALHVKDAMNWLSVSNPLQFARAWISATGDSRTDDAYLRMKAPGMARDYQVLFGGLAKEFGVTLVAGSITLPNPSVSQGQLQVGHGALYNASVVFNADGLPVGQPQRQLYPIYDERGFIEPGDENVVSVVDTPAGRLGVLVGSDSWYPDNYRKLNEQGAQLIAVPAFVLGRDTWDRPWRGFKSVSTPTEISLKPEELSEGEAWRRLTLISQPPISQASAGMSVFLRGQFWDLATAGHSFASRQGQVSADGEARGARLLNLWL is encoded by the coding sequence ATGCGTAAACTTCTAGCGTTCACCGTCACCATGGCCCTGGTTGCCGCCGTCGCCGCGTATCTGGCCTGGACCCAGGAGCGCCCCGTGGCGCATTACCTGTCCGACCTGCGTATTACCCTCGCCGTCAATGAAGGCCTGCCGGCCGACCGTGGCAACCTGGTGGGCATCCAGCCGGAGCTGTTCCCGGCGGACTACCAGAGCCTGGAACGCCTGCACCTGAAGCTCTCGGCCTACCTGCAAAAAGCCCGGGATCTGGGGCTGATCAACCACAAGACGGTCGTGGTTTTGCCCGAGCATATTGGCACCTGGCTGATGCTCACCGGTGAAAAGAACGAGGTGTACCAGGCGCTTCACGTCAAAGACGCGATGAATTGGCTGTCGGTGAGCAACCCATTGCAGTTTGCCCGCGCCTGGATCAGCGCCACCGGCGACAGCCGTACCGACGACGCCTACCTGCGCATGAAAGCGCCTGGCATGGCGCGCGACTACCAAGTGTTGTTTGGCGGCCTGGCCAAGGAATTCGGGGTCACGCTGGTGGCCGGTTCCATCACCCTGCCCAACCCAAGCGTCAGCCAGGGGCAACTGCAGGTCGGCCACGGCGCGCTGTACAACGCCAGCGTTGTGTTCAACGCGGACGGATTGCCCGTGGGCCAGCCACAGCGGCAGTTGTACCCGATCTACGATGAGCGGGGTTTTATCGAACCGGGTGATGAAAACGTCGTCAGCGTGGTCGACACCCCGGCCGGCCGATTGGGCGTACTGGTCGGCAGCGACAGCTGGTACCCGGACAACTACCGCAAGCTCAACGAACAAGGCGCGCAACTGATCGCGGTGCCGGCCTTTGTACTGGGCCGTGATACCTGGGACCGCCCTTGGCGTGGATTCAAGAGTGTTTCCACCCCGACCGAAATCAGCCTCAAGCCCGAAGAACTCAGTGAAGGCGAAGCCTGGCGTCGCCTCACGCTGATCAGCCAGCCACCGATCAGCCAGGCAAGCGCCGGCATGAGCGTGTTCCTGCGCGGGCAGTTCTGGGACCTGGCCACTGCGGGCCATAGCTTCGCCAGCCGCCAAGGGCAAGTCAGCGCCGATGGCGAGGCCCGTGGCGCGCGTTTGTTGAATCTCTGGCTGTGA
- a CDS encoding transketolase-like TK C-terminal-containing protein, with translation MPASTLACAQRCIDVLSAADGSAHSPLYTVMTMANTLESTRQAWVIRGQSRSRRVGNWPSWFARNTVEKPLLYLHSAQSSAQLSALADVTQQRGILCNDIENQPSPWPRGAQPSLPLWLAAHPRCTPYDPACGEEARAIVLAALRALYVDGKPGFYYLALHDQESAAALSAQDCEGVLKGMYPIRRNHAGDVRLLGAGRALEEVQHAARLLEQDWNITAQVWSCPSYTRLAREAAAAERWNRLHPTAPKRSCHLRECLAANAAPVIAVTGYPQAIVDQLAGYVDARFVALGAGSVQAGAPSRYWIVVMALRALADEGRTDLQQVETAMARYPLK, from the coding sequence ATGCCCGCCTCCACCCTTGCCTGTGCGCAACGCTGCATCGACGTTTTGAGCGCCGCCGACGGCTCTGCCCACTCACCGCTGTACACCGTGATGACCATGGCCAACACCCTCGAATCCACCCGACAGGCGTGGGTGATTCGCGGCCAGTCACGCTCCCGGCGCGTGGGTAACTGGCCCAGCTGGTTCGCGCGCAATACCGTCGAAAAACCCTTGCTGTACCTGCACAGCGCGCAATCATCGGCACAGTTGAGTGCGCTGGCGGACGTGACCCAGCAGCGCGGCATCCTGTGCAACGACATCGAAAACCAGCCGTCGCCCTGGCCCAGAGGTGCACAACCATCCCTGCCGCTGTGGCTCGCTGCCCATCCACGTTGCACGCCATACGACCCGGCTTGCGGCGAGGAAGCCCGGGCGATCGTGCTGGCCGCGTTGCGTGCGCTGTATGTCGACGGCAAGCCCGGTTTTTATTACCTGGCGCTGCATGATCAGGAAAGCGCGGCGGCGTTGAGTGCGCAGGACTGCGAGGGCGTGCTCAAGGGCATGTACCCGATCAGGCGCAATCACGCGGGCGACGTGCGCTTGCTGGGTGCAGGCCGCGCACTCGAAGAAGTCCAGCACGCCGCGCGGTTGCTGGAGCAGGATTGGAACATCACGGCGCAGGTATGGAGTTGCCCCAGCTACACGCGACTGGCGCGGGAGGCGGCGGCCGCTGAACGCTGGAATCGGCTGCACCCCACAGCGCCCAAGCGCAGTTGCCATCTGCGTGAATGCCTGGCCGCCAATGCGGCGCCGGTGATTGCCGTCACCGGGTATCCGCAGGCGATTGTCGATCAGTTGGCGGGATATGTGGATGCACGGTTTGTGGCGCTGGGAGCGGGGTCGGTACAGGCCGGGGCGCCGAGTCGGTATTGGATTGTGGTGATGGCGCTACGGGCGTTGGCGGATGAGGGGCGGACTGATCTTCAGCAGGTGGAAACAGCGATGGCCCGGTACCCACTCAAATGA
- a CDS encoding AraC family transcriptional regulator, with translation MKPVRLGDLSVGFVHALADAIHSHGLDPQPLLLQYGLDPARLAEAGARLSIPRYMRLGHAAIQLTGDPGLGLRMGQLGRLSQAGLAGVTAAQAPNVREAARALTRFEALYGSNYRGQSSFVEDANGAWLRFYSISPYNAYNRFVVDSIIAGWLHQLSSLAQQPVLAQRVDIEFEAPSYSEQYNVLADGPIHFGAEANQLRLNQHTLALRNPQHCPSTWNLLLQLCERELEQLTRTRSLRERITRLLGPMLNGGREPDLEEVAARLKLPTWTLRRKLAEEGTQFRAILNDTRRDLAMTYIRDTELAFGEIAYLLGFASAQAFQRAFRRWNNQTPGEFRRSQRHCA, from the coding sequence GTGAAGCCGGTTCGGCTGGGGGATCTGTCGGTGGGCTTCGTGCACGCCCTGGCCGATGCCATCCACAGCCACGGCCTGGACCCGCAGCCGCTGCTGCTGCAATACGGCCTGGACCCGGCCCGCCTGGCCGAGGCCGGTGCACGCTTGTCGATCCCGCGTTACATGCGCCTGGGCCATGCGGCTATCCAACTCACCGGCGACCCGGGCCTGGGCCTGCGCATGGGCCAGCTCGGCCGCCTGAGCCAGGCGGGGCTGGCGGGCGTCACCGCCGCCCAGGCGCCCAACGTGCGCGAGGCGGCGCGGGCACTGACCCGCTTCGAAGCGCTGTACGGTTCCAATTATCGTGGGCAGTCGAGCTTTGTCGAAGATGCCAATGGCGCCTGGCTGCGCTTCTATTCCATCAGCCCCTACAACGCCTACAACCGTTTTGTGGTGGACTCGATCATCGCCGGCTGGCTGCACCAATTGTCCAGCCTGGCCCAGCAACCGGTGCTGGCGCAGCGGGTCGACATCGAGTTCGAGGCGCCGTCCTACAGTGAACAGTACAACGTGCTCGCTGACGGCCCGATCCACTTCGGCGCCGAAGCCAACCAACTGCGCCTCAACCAGCACACCCTGGCGTTGCGCAACCCCCAGCACTGCCCCAGCACCTGGAACCTGCTGTTACAACTGTGCGAGAGAGAGTTGGAGCAATTGACCCGCACCCGCAGCCTGCGCGAGCGCATTACCCGTTTGCTCGGGCCGATGCTCAATGGCGGCCGGGAACCCGACCTGGAAGAAGTGGCGGCGCGCTTGAAGCTGCCAACCTGGACGCTGCGCCGCAAACTGGCCGAAGAAGGCACACAGTTCCGGGCGATTCTCAACGATACCCGCCGTGACCTGGCCATGACCTACATTCGCGATACGGAACTGGCGTTCGGCGAGATCGCCTACTTGCTCGGTTTTGCCTCGGCCCAAGCGTTTCAAAGGGCATTCAGGCGGTGGAACAACCAGACCCCAGGGGAATTCCGCCGCAGTCAGCGGCATTGCGCCTGA
- a CDS encoding MarR family winged helix-turn-helix transcriptional regulator: MSSKEPDVWFRFVRAHRTVIREIERRLAEAGLPPYAWYDALWGLESGPDGTRRMHELADVLAIERYNLTRLVDRLEKDGLVVRSRSDGDGRAAFASITDAGRLLRKQMWTIYESTVDELFLSQIEPEQRQGFADALERTAGLAMEAGVQTRSRRKT; this comes from the coding sequence ATGTCGTCGAAAGAGCCTGATGTATGGTTCCGGTTTGTCAGGGCCCACAGGACGGTCATCCGTGAAATCGAACGCCGCCTGGCCGAGGCGGGCTTGCCGCCGTATGCCTGGTACGACGCGCTCTGGGGCCTGGAAAGCGGCCCCGACGGCACCCGTCGCATGCATGAGCTGGCGGATGTGCTGGCCATCGAGCGCTACAACCTCACGCGCCTGGTCGACCGCCTCGAAAAGGACGGCCTCGTGGTACGTTCTCGCTCCGACGGCGACGGCCGCGCGGCGTTTGCCTCAATCACCGATGCCGGGCGATTGCTGCGTAAACAGATGTGGACGATCTACGAAAGCACCGTGGATGAGTTGTTCCTGTCGCAGATCGAGCCGGAGCAACGCCAGGGTTTTGCCGATGCCCTGGAGCGCACAGCGGGGCTGGCGATGGAGGCCGGGGTACAGACCCGAAGCCGGCGCAAAACCTGA
- a CDS encoding NADPH-dependent 2,4-dienoyl-CoA reductase, which translates to MTAVAYPHLLAPLDLGFTTLRNRTLMGSMHTGLEEKPGGFERMAAYFAERARGGVGLMVTGGIGPNDEGGVYAGAAKLTTEEEAQKHRIVTTAVHAAGGKICMQILHAGRYAYSPRQVAPSAIQAPINPFKPKELDEDGIEKQIQDFVTCSLLAQVAEYDGVEIMGSEGYFINQFLAAHTNHRTDRWGGSYENRMRLAVDIVRRVREAVGPKFIIIFRLSMLDLVEGGSSWEEIVQLAKAIEQAGATIINTGIGWHEARIPTIATKVPRGAFSKVTAKLRGSITIPLITTNRINTPEIAEQILAEGDADMVSMARPFLADPEFVNKAAAGRADEINTCIGCNQACLDHTFGGKLTTCLVNPRACYETELNYLPVKQVKKIAVVGAGPAGLAAATVAAERGHQVTLFDSASEIGGQFNIAKRVPGKEEFFETLRYFTRKLQTTHVEVCLNTRVDVAQLAAGGYDEIILATGIAPRTPAIPGVDHAKVLSYLDVILERKPVGKRVAVIGAGGIGFDVSEFLVHQGVSTSLDRAAFWKEWGIDTQLEARGGVAGIKPERHAPAREVFLLQRKTSKVGDGLGKTTGWIHRTGLKNKQVQMLNSVEYLKIDDEGLHIRIGAEGAPQVLAVDNIVICAGQDPLRELHDGLVAAGQHVHLIGGADVAAELDAKRAINQGSRLAAEL; encoded by the coding sequence ATGACCGCTGTTGCCTATCCGCACTTGCTGGCCCCGTTGGACCTGGGTTTTACCACCTTGCGCAACCGCACCCTGATGGGCTCGATGCACACGGGCCTTGAAGAGAAACCCGGCGGCTTCGAGCGCATGGCGGCCTACTTTGCCGAACGCGCCCGGGGTGGCGTGGGCCTGATGGTCACTGGCGGCATTGGCCCGAATGACGAAGGCGGGGTGTATGCCGGCGCGGCCAAGCTGACCACCGAGGAAGAAGCGCAAAAGCACAGGATCGTGACAACGGCCGTGCACGCGGCGGGCGGTAAGATCTGCATGCAGATCCTCCACGCCGGCCGTTATGCCTACAGCCCCAGGCAGGTTGCGCCGAGCGCGATCCAGGCGCCGATCAACCCGTTCAAGCCCAAGGAACTGGACGAAGACGGCATCGAGAAGCAGATCCAGGATTTTGTCACCTGTTCGTTGCTGGCCCAGGTCGCCGAGTACGACGGCGTAGAAATCATGGGCTCTGAAGGCTATTTTATTAACCAGTTCCTGGCTGCTCACACCAACCACCGTACCGACCGTTGGGGTGGCAGCTATGAAAACCGCATGCGCCTGGCGGTGGACATCGTGCGCCGCGTGCGCGAAGCCGTGGGCCCGAAGTTCATCATCATATTCCGCCTGTCGATGCTCGACCTGGTGGAAGGCGGCAGCAGTTGGGAAGAGATCGTGCAGTTGGCCAAGGCCATCGAGCAGGCGGGTGCGACGATCATCAACACCGGGATCGGCTGGCACGAAGCGCGTATCCCGACCATCGCCACCAAGGTGCCCCGTGGCGCGTTCAGCAAAGTCACCGCCAAGCTGCGCGGTTCAATCACGATTCCGCTGATCACCACCAACCGCATCAACACCCCGGAAATCGCCGAGCAGATCCTCGCCGAAGGCGACGCCGACATGGTGTCCATGGCGCGTCCGTTCCTCGCCGATCCGGAGTTCGTCAACAAGGCCGCCGCTGGCCGCGCCGATGAAATCAACACCTGCATCGGCTGCAACCAGGCCTGCCTGGACCACACCTTCGGCGGCAAGCTGACCACTTGCCTGGTCAACCCGCGTGCGTGCTACGAAACCGAGCTCAACTACTTGCCGGTCAAGCAGGTCAAGAAGATCGCCGTGGTCGGCGCCGGCCCTGCCGGCCTGGCGGCGGCCACGGTTGCGGCCGAACGCGGTCATCAGGTGACCCTGTTCGATTCGGCCAGCGAGATCGGCGGGCAGTTCAATATCGCCAAGCGCGTGCCGGGCAAAGAGGAGTTTTTTGAAACCCTGCGCTACTTCACGCGCAAATTGCAGACCACCCACGTGGAGGTGTGCCTCAACACCCGAGTGGACGTTGCGCAGTTGGCTGCGGGCGGCTATGACGAGATCATCCTGGCCACCGGCATCGCGCCGCGTACCCCGGCCATTCCAGGCGTCGATCACGCCAAGGTGCTGAGCTATCTGGATGTGATCCTGGAGCGTAAGCCGGTCGGCAAGCGCGTGGCGGTGATAGGTGCCGGCGGCATCGGGTTCGACGTGTCGGAATTCCTTGTGCACCAAGGCGTGTCCACCAGCCTGGATCGCGCAGCGTTCTGGAAAGAATGGGGCATCGACACCCAGCTTGAAGCCCGTGGCGGTGTGGCCGGGATCAAGCCCGAGCGTCATGCACCGGCGCGTGAAGTGTTCTTGCTGCAACGCAAAACCTCCAAGGTCGGTGACGGTCTGGGCAAGACCACCGGCTGGATCCACCGTACCGGTTTGAAGAACAAGCAGGTACAGATGCTCAACAGCGTCGAGTACCTGAAGATCGACGATGAAGGCCTGCATATCCGCATCGGTGCCGAGGGTGCACCCCAGGTGCTGGCGGTGGACAATATCGTCATCTGCGCCGGCCAGGACCCGCTGCGCGAATTGCACGACGGCCTGGTCGCGGCCGGTCAGCATGTGCACCTGATCGGCGGCGCCGATGTGGCGGCCGAGCTGGACGCCAAGCGCGCCATCAACCAGGGTTCGCGCCTGGCTGCCGAGTTGTAA
- a CDS encoding LysR substrate-binding domain-containing protein, producing the protein MNLFQLRAFDAVAREGSFTRAAARLFISQPAVTGHIKAMEEHYQIPLLRRTARRVEVTEEGARLAAITRAIFGLVDEAQAMLEANRQLLTGRLEVAADGPHLVMPMIASLRARYPGITVNLRLGNAQDTLAALLSEHADVAVLTEVEPRNGLHLEPLSESRICALVPAGHPWAKQSEGIRLEQLHEVIMVLREPGSITRRTLDNACLAAGVLPRVLLELDSREAVTEAVAAELGVGVVSSVEVSPDPRVRAIPLRGDRLVNRHMLGCMERRRSLRLIQAFFELAP; encoded by the coding sequence ATGAATCTGTTCCAGCTCCGTGCATTCGATGCTGTCGCCCGTGAGGGCAGCTTTACCCGCGCTGCGGCGCGGCTGTTTATCAGCCAGCCGGCGGTCACCGGGCATATCAAGGCCATGGAGGAGCACTACCAGATCCCACTGCTGCGGCGTACCGCGCGCCGGGTGGAGGTGACCGAGGAAGGTGCACGCCTGGCGGCGATCACGCGGGCGATTTTCGGCCTGGTGGATGAGGCGCAGGCGATGCTGGAGGCGAACCGGCAGTTGCTCACCGGCCGCCTGGAAGTGGCGGCGGACGGCCCGCACCTGGTGATGCCCATGATCGCCAGCCTGCGTGCGCGCTACCCCGGGATTACCGTCAACCTGCGCTTGGGCAATGCTCAGGACACCTTGGCGGCGCTGCTGTCCGAACACGCCGATGTGGCGGTGCTCACCGAAGTGGAACCGCGCAACGGCCTGCATCTTGAGCCGTTGAGCGAGTCGCGGATCTGCGCGCTGGTGCCGGCCGGCCACCCGTGGGCGAAGCAATCCGAGGGCATCCGCCTGGAGCAGTTGCATGAGGTGATCATGGTGTTGCGTGAGCCCGGTTCCATCACCCGGCGCACTTTGGATAACGCTTGCCTGGCCGCCGGTGTGCTGCCCAGGGTGCTACTGGAACTGGACAGCCGCGAGGCGGTGACCGAGGCCGTTGCCGCCGAATTGGGGGTTGGCGTGGTGTCGTCGGTGGAGGTCAGCCCCGACCCTAGGGTGCGGGCAATTCCCTTGCGAGGCGACAGGCTTGTCAACCGGCACATGCTCGGCTGCATGGAGCGGCGTCGCTCGTTGCGCCTGATCCAGGCGTTTTTCGAGTTGGCGCCCTGA
- the phnX gene encoding phosphonoacetaldehyde hydrolase: MTYHTPNTLQAVILDWAGTVVDFGSFAPTQIFVEAFAEFGVHVSIQEARGPMGMGKWDHIRTLCDQPQVAERYRKVFGRTPTDDDVTALYQRFMPLQIEKIAEHSALIPGALDTIARLREQGLKIGSCSGYPKQVMDKVVALAASNGYVADHVVATDEVPNGRPWPAQALANVIALGIDDVAACVKVDDTVPGILEGRRAGMWTVALTCSGNALGLTYAQFQALDSATLASERMRIEALFEGSRPHYLIDTLSDLPAVIDDINERLARGEMPQSH, from the coding sequence ATGACCTACCACACTCCCAACACCCTCCAGGCGGTTATCCTCGACTGGGCCGGCACCGTGGTCGACTTCGGCTCGTTCGCGCCCACGCAGATTTTTGTCGAAGCCTTCGCCGAGTTCGGCGTGCACGTGTCCATCCAGGAAGCCCGTGGCCCGATGGGCATGGGCAAGTGGGACCACATTCGCACCCTGTGCGATCAACCGCAGGTCGCCGAACGCTATCGCAAGGTCTTCGGCCGCACGCCGACCGATGACGATGTGACCGCCCTCTACCAGCGCTTCATGCCGCTGCAGATCGAAAAGATCGCCGAGCACTCGGCGCTCATCCCCGGCGCCCTCGACACCATCGCGCGGCTGCGCGAGCAAGGCCTCAAGATCGGTTCCTGCTCAGGCTACCCCAAGCAGGTGATGGACAAAGTCGTCGCCCTGGCCGCCAGCAACGGCTATGTCGCCGACCACGTGGTCGCCACCGACGAAGTGCCCAACGGCCGCCCATGGCCGGCCCAGGCCTTGGCGAATGTCATTGCGCTGGGCATTGATGATGTGGCCGCCTGCGTGAAAGTCGACGATACGGTGCCGGGCATCCTCGAAGGCCGCCGCGCCGGAATGTGGACCGTGGCCTTGACCTGTTCCGGCAATGCGCTGGGCCTGACCTACGCGCAGTTCCAAGCCCTGGACAGCGCCACATTGGCGAGCGAGCGCATGCGCATCGAGGCACTGTTCGAAGGCTCGCGTCCGCATTACTTGATCGATACCCTCAGCGACCTGCCGGCGGTCATCGATGACATCAACGAGCGCCTGGCCCGTGGTGAGATGCCGCAAAGCCACTGA